A genome region from Maridesulfovibrio salexigens DSM 2638 includes the following:
- a CDS encoding caspase family protein, translated as MNKCSSIIILCAALMLMSSFAFAQKDMCLVAREFAAKAVAGFDKNPKKSLAGLMQANKWCPEDMKIAYNLGLAYYRYKRPDKAYAIWADLYKKKHSNKKLVQNLGWLAYKLGKNEEALDWARVMGETKGATRLQLAILFRQGKYEEAMAFAESNSKLLERKDLDQAAEYLVEKQWQQFRSGSREAATGNIVRLSSVYPDSKIIDRAKDKMVLAMWDDSVDIPVPRPLPDSAFNAETMQAASGESEVLQISKIKPTAKPSNKAFAVIVGIHKYQTINGPRFAANDAKQMQRMLTRMCGFKNDQAHIKLLLDNEATLGNMLNSLDWLERKARLNPGAKIIFYFSGHGSPLLAADKTTIKDGLLIPYEAHLDSLNTRTAISLAELDKRFSAIKNKNILTIIDACFSGSGKSASGMKLIKPQVKKELLSGKKQFITASAADRPAEEYAPGRQGAFSYFFLQGMMGPADSNKNGWVDTIEAFSYAKSKLNALDLEQDPRITSNKKIKLSKVR; from the coding sequence ATGAATAAATGTTCATCAATTATCATCTTATGTGCCGCTTTAATGCTTATGAGCTCATTTGCTTTCGCTCAAAAGGATATGTGCCTTGTGGCCCGTGAGTTTGCAGCCAAAGCAGTAGCCGGATTCGACAAAAATCCCAAGAAATCGCTGGCCGGACTCATGCAAGCCAATAAATGGTGCCCCGAAGATATGAAAATAGCCTACAATCTGGGCTTAGCATATTATCGCTACAAGAGGCCGGATAAGGCATATGCGATCTGGGCTGATCTGTATAAAAAGAAGCACTCCAACAAAAAATTAGTCCAGAATCTCGGCTGGCTGGCTTATAAACTCGGCAAGAATGAAGAAGCCTTGGATTGGGCCAGAGTCATGGGAGAAACAAAGGGTGCCACCCGGCTACAACTGGCCATCCTCTTCCGGCAGGGCAAATATGAAGAAGCCATGGCCTTTGCCGAAAGCAATTCCAAACTGCTGGAACGCAAAGACCTCGATCAGGCTGCGGAATACCTTGTTGAAAAGCAGTGGCAGCAGTTTCGGTCCGGGAGCCGGGAAGCCGCAACCGGAAATATCGTCCGGCTAAGTTCCGTTTATCCCGATTCGAAGATTATTGATCGAGCCAAAGACAAAATGGTTCTGGCTATGTGGGATGACTCAGTAGACATTCCTGTTCCCAGACCACTGCCGGACAGCGCATTCAACGCCGAAACCATGCAGGCTGCAAGCGGAGAAAGTGAAGTCCTGCAAATCAGCAAAATCAAGCCCACAGCCAAACCGAGCAACAAGGCTTTTGCGGTAATTGTCGGTATCCACAAATACCAGACCATTAATGGCCCGCGCTTCGCTGCCAATGATGCCAAGCAGATGCAACGCATGCTGACCCGCATGTGCGGCTTCAAAAATGATCAGGCCCACATCAAGCTGCTGCTGGACAACGAAGCCACACTGGGCAACATGCTCAACAGTCTAGACTGGCTGGAACGCAAAGCAAGGCTGAATCCCGGAGCAAAGATCATCTTTTATTTCTCCGGGCACGGCTCTCCGCTGCTGGCAGCGGACAAGACCACCATTAAAGACGGCCTGCTCATTCCTTACGAAGCACATCTGGACAGCTTGAATACCAGAACCGCAATATCCCTTGCGGAACTGGATAAGCGTTTTTCCGCAATCAAGAACAAGAATATCCTGACCATAATTGATGCCTGTTTTTCCGGTTCCGGTAAATCCGCATCAGGCATGAAACTCATCAAACCGCAGGTAAAAAAGGAACTGCTCTCGGGCAAGAAACAATTTATCACCGCCTCGGCAGCAGACCGACCGGCAGAAGAATACGCCCCCGGCAGACAAGGTGCTTTCAGCTACTTTTTCCTGCAAGGAATGATGGGACCAGCAGACAGCAACAAAAACGGCTGGGTAGATACTATTGAAGCCTTCAGTTACGCAAAGTCAAAGCTGAATGCTCTTGACCTCGAACAGGACCCCAGAATCACGAGCAACAAAAAAATCAAGCTGAGCAAGGTCAGATAA
- the hflC gene encoding protease modulator HflC → MSLLKKSSAPLAILIIVAVLGIAQSAYIVKQTEKAIVLQLGKPKSGPMGPGLHFKLPFVQNVIYFDSRLLEYDARPAEILTKDKKNMVVDNYSKWRIADPLLFYRTVRSIPRAQARLDDIIYAELRVALGRYTLIEIISSDRTSIMEEVTQTSNALLKSYGIEVLDVRIKRTDLPPENARAIYGRMRAERERMAKQYRSQGSEAAARITAQADKERAITLADANLKAEILRGEGDGKATKIYAESFGKDPRFYEFKKSLEAYETGLKENTRLIISQDSPFLKYMK, encoded by the coding sequence ATGAGTTTACTCAAAAAAAGTTCCGCTCCCCTGGCAATTCTGATTATTGTTGCCGTACTGGGGATTGCGCAGAGTGCATACATAGTAAAGCAGACCGAGAAGGCCATAGTGCTCCAGCTCGGTAAACCAAAATCCGGACCTATGGGACCGGGGCTGCATTTCAAGCTGCCCTTTGTCCAGAACGTGATCTACTTTGATTCACGCCTTCTGGAATATGATGCCCGTCCGGCTGAAATTCTGACCAAAGATAAGAAGAACATGGTTGTGGATAACTACTCCAAGTGGCGCATTGCCGACCCCTTGCTGTTTTACCGCACTGTGCGTTCCATCCCTCGTGCTCAGGCCCGACTGGATGATATTATCTACGCGGAACTCCGCGTTGCCCTTGGTCGTTACACATTGATCGAGATCATCTCCAGTGACCGTACCTCCATTATGGAAGAGGTCACCCAGACTTCAAATGCCCTGCTCAAATCTTACGGTATTGAAGTTCTCGATGTACGTATCAAACGTACCGACCTCCCGCCTGAAAACGCCCGTGCTATTTACGGACGTATGCGTGCAGAACGTGAGCGTATGGCCAAGCAGTACCGCTCACAGGGTAGCGAAGCAGCAGCCCGCATCACTGCACAGGCAGACAAGGAAAGAGCTATCACCCTCGCAGACGCCAATCTCAAAGCTGAGATCCTGCGCGGTGAAGGTGACGGTAAAGCGACTAAAATCTATGCAGAAAGCTTCGGTAAGGACCCGAGATTCTATGAATTCAAAAAGTCCCTCGAAGCCTATGAAACAGGACTCAAAGAGAACACAAGGCTAATCATCTCACAGGATAGCCCGTTCTTGAAGTATATGAAGTAG
- a CDS encoding epoxyqueuosine reductase QueH: MSSKRILLHACCGPCSITTIDALRDQGFEVSAFFYNPNIHPLQEYLRRREGFLEVCEKMNVKVIGRLDEYDSKKWFRNAAFREANRCFHCYADRLERTLSLAKRGGFDFYTTTLLYSKFQQHERIAELGKDMAGKSKCEFYYYDFREGWKEGIERSKEMEIYRQQYCGCLFSENERYENDLKKN; the protein is encoded by the coding sequence ATGTCCTCTAAAAGAATTCTCCTTCATGCCTGTTGCGGTCCGTGCTCCATCACCACAATTGATGCTTTGCGCGATCAGGGCTTTGAAGTCTCTGCATTTTTTTACAATCCCAATATTCACCCCCTGCAGGAGTACCTGCGCCGTAGGGAAGGTTTTCTTGAAGTCTGTGAAAAGATGAATGTGAAGGTCATCGGCAGGCTGGATGAGTATGATTCCAAGAAGTGGTTCCGCAATGCTGCCTTTCGCGAAGCAAACCGTTGTTTCCATTGTTATGCGGATCGGTTGGAGCGGACTCTTTCCCTTGCCAAGCGTGGTGGGTTTGATTTCTACACCACCACCTTGCTCTATAGTAAATTCCAGCAGCACGAACGTATTGCCGAACTCGGGAAAGATATGGCCGGGAAAAGCAAATGTGAATTTTACTATTACGACTTCAGGGAAGGCTGGAAAGAGGGCATTGAGCGTTCTAAGGAAATGGAAATCTATCGCCAGCAGTATTGCGGATGTTTGTTCAGTGAAAATGAGCGTTACGAGAATGATTTGAAAAAAAACTAG
- a CDS encoding formylglycine-generating enzyme family protein translates to MNRLIQITLTVAILLLTAIPLMAAETDNIDTGWEPLQEGAPIPGQIWTEPTTGMEFVWIPKGCFMMGTPDSEKDWEADEKPRHEVCVDGFWMGRYEVTNKQFRKYKPETVYPFEEDEQKMGTPDRPAVYVNFIEAKKFTQWLSSKGYGKFRLPTEAEWEYACRAGTDTRFFWGESEAEACKYANINDRSAVKEYDRGREVFPCEDKYFSSSPVGSFKPNQFGLYDMLGNAMEWCEDWYNVKAYSYHSRNNPLYKGKSNERVVRGGSFINEPKFARCGNRNKFQDWDGEDLDGFRVVKEH, encoded by the coding sequence ATGAACAGGCTAATTCAAATTACACTAACCGTTGCAATTCTCCTTTTGACAGCCATACCCCTGATGGCGGCAGAAACCGACAACATCGATACAGGCTGGGAACCGCTACAGGAAGGAGCCCCCATACCGGGACAAATATGGACCGAGCCAACCACAGGAATGGAATTTGTCTGGATTCCGAAGGGCTGCTTCATGATGGGAACCCCGGATTCTGAAAAAGACTGGGAAGCTGATGAAAAGCCGAGACATGAAGTCTGCGTGGATGGATTCTGGATGGGCCGCTATGAGGTGACCAATAAACAATTCAGAAAATACAAGCCAGAAACAGTTTATCCCTTTGAAGAAGATGAACAAAAGATGGGAACCCCTGATCGTCCGGCTGTTTATGTAAATTTTATTGAAGCCAAGAAATTCACCCAATGGCTATCAAGCAAAGGATATGGGAAATTCCGACTGCCTACGGAAGCAGAATGGGAATATGCCTGCCGTGCAGGAACAGACACCCGCTTCTTCTGGGGGGAATCAGAAGCCGAGGCATGCAAATACGCCAATATTAATGACCGTTCAGCAGTGAAAGAATACGACCGGGGCAGAGAAGTCTTTCCCTGTGAAGATAAGTACTTCTCCAGCTCCCCGGTAGGAAGCTTTAAACCGAACCAGTTCGGACTCTATGACATGCTGGGTAATGCAATGGAATGGTGCGAAGACTGGTACAATGTAAAAGCATACTCGTACCACAGCCGCAATAATCCTTTGTACAAGGGTAAAAGCAATGAACGGGTTGTCCGGGGAGGCAGTTTCATAAACGAACCGAAGTTCGCCCGTTGCGGAAACCGAAATAAATTTCAGGACTGGGATGGAGAAGACCTGGACGGATTCAGGGTTGTAAAAGAGCACTAA
- the glf gene encoding UDP-galactopyranose mutase — MENCKHLIVGAGITGCTVARQIAEELGEQVLVIDKRDHIGGNCHSRINDETGIEFHSYGTHIFHTKEQRVWDFLNRFTEFNGYRHKVVTTYQGRTFHMPVNLQTINSFFGISLKPHEVEDFIQSKSAEENITAPQNLEEKAISLIGRELYEAFVKGYTLKQWECDPKELDASIITRLPFRHTYECDYFTDRYQGIPWDGYTKLFERMLDHELIETQLNADFFDLKRIIPKDCTIYYTGPVDRYFDYCHGELTWRSLRFEYRIEDVQDYQGTSVMNYADIDIPYTRIHEYQHLHPERENGSGKTITAREFSVKWKQGDEPYYPVNTDEDRKRHELYRIKADKLENVHFLGRLGQYKYYDMDKAVLAALEFCDHELS, encoded by the coding sequence ATGGAAAATTGCAAACATCTTATCGTTGGTGCCGGAATTACCGGCTGCACGGTAGCCAGACAAATAGCTGAAGAATTAGGCGAGCAGGTGCTGGTCATTGACAAACGCGACCACATCGGCGGCAACTGCCACAGCCGGATCAATGACGAAACAGGCATTGAATTCCACAGCTACGGCACTCATATTTTCCATACCAAAGAACAGCGCGTCTGGGATTTCCTGAACCGTTTTACAGAGTTCAACGGGTACCGACATAAGGTGGTAACCACCTATCAGGGGCGTACTTTCCACATGCCGGTCAACCTTCAGACCATCAATTCTTTCTTTGGAATCAGTTTGAAACCGCACGAAGTTGAAGACTTCATCCAAAGCAAAAGCGCAGAAGAAAACATCACCGCCCCGCAGAACCTTGAAGAAAAGGCAATCAGCCTGATTGGGCGCGAACTGTATGAGGCTTTCGTCAAAGGATACACCCTGAAACAATGGGAATGCGACCCTAAAGAACTGGACGCCTCAATTATCACCCGACTGCCCTTCCGCCATACCTATGAATGCGACTACTTCACAGACCGCTATCAGGGCATTCCTTGGGACGGCTATACAAAACTGTTCGAACGCATGCTGGACCATGAACTTATTGAAACCCAGCTGAATGCGGACTTCTTCGATTTGAAACGCATAATACCCAAAGACTGCACTATCTACTACACCGGTCCGGTGGACAGATATTTTGACTACTGCCACGGGGAACTGACCTGGAGATCCCTGCGCTTCGAATACCGAATTGAAGACGTTCAGGATTATCAGGGAACCTCGGTCATGAACTACGCCGATATTGACATTCCCTACACCCGCATCCACGAATACCAGCACCTGCATCCGGAAAGAGAGAATGGAAGCGGGAAAACCATCACCGCACGCGAATTCTCCGTGAAATGGAAGCAGGGAGATGAGCCTTATTACCCGGTCAATACTGATGAAGACCGCAAGCGGCACGAACTGTACAGAATTAAAGCGGACAAACTTGAGAACGTGCACTTCCTCGGCAGACTGGGACAATACAAATATTACGACATGGATAAAGCTGTACTGGCCGCACTGGAATTCTGCGACCATGAACTAAGCTAA
- the hemW gene encoding radical SAM family heme chaperone HemW, giving the protein MGLTPAFFNAPLLRGDGSEARNLLVYIHVPFCKRKCNYCAFHSQPFEQVGFAWYMKTLLSEIELWGKRLKNPRIGTVYFGGGTPSLIPPFQLELIMDALRKHFSFTKGMEITLEANPDSANDLSYFKALYDMGINRLSLGFQSLDDRNLEMLGRPHSARQAADAYYMARKAGFGNISIDLIWGLPRQKVKDWNNELKAVVQLKPEHMSCYGLSIEPGTVFGQRAEDLDMELPPDGEQARMFIYGAEYLEAMGYIQYEISNFARMGFISRHNQGYWDRLDYLGLGPSAVSTIGNRRFTNPRYLDEYDAAVRGGFLGEDFEELTDEIKAQELIMLCLRTTKGLKLSDYTELTGRDLTKEKTSIISALHKNGLVRMSAGYLRLTKNGMLVSNSILESLAFD; this is encoded by the coding sequence ATGGGACTGACTCCCGCATTTTTTAATGCCCCGCTGTTGCGTGGAGACGGCAGTGAGGCCAGAAACCTTCTGGTCTACATTCACGTGCCTTTCTGCAAACGCAAATGTAACTATTGCGCCTTCCATTCCCAGCCTTTTGAACAGGTCGGTTTTGCATGGTATATGAAGACCCTGCTTTCCGAGATTGAACTCTGGGGCAAACGGCTCAAGAATCCACGCATCGGTACGGTCTATTTCGGGGGCGGCACTCCCAGCCTGATCCCGCCGTTTCAGCTTGAGCTGATTATGGATGCCCTGCGCAAGCACTTCAGTTTTACCAAGGGTATGGAAATCACCCTTGAGGCCAACCCTGATTCCGCCAATGACCTTTCATATTTCAAAGCCCTTTACGATATGGGCATCAATCGCCTCAGTCTCGGTTTTCAGTCTCTAGATGACCGCAACCTTGAGATGCTCGGGCGTCCGCATTCTGCAAGGCAGGCAGCTGATGCATATTACATGGCTCGTAAAGCCGGATTCGGCAATATCAGCATCGATTTGATCTGGGGTTTGCCGCGCCAGAAGGTTAAGGACTGGAATAACGAACTTAAGGCTGTGGTGCAGCTTAAACCGGAACATATGTCCTGTTACGGGCTGTCCATTGAACCGGGGACTGTTTTTGGGCAACGAGCTGAGGATTTGGATATGGAACTGCCTCCTGACGGCGAGCAGGCCCGTATGTTCATTTACGGTGCCGAATATCTGGAAGCTATGGGCTACATTCAGTACGAGATTTCAAATTTCGCACGTATGGGTTTTATTTCCCGTCACAACCAAGGATATTGGGACCGTCTTGATTACCTTGGTCTTGGGCCTTCTGCTGTATCTACAATCGGAAACCGCAGGTTCACCAACCCGCGCTATCTGGATGAGTATGACGCTGCTGTGCGCGGTGGCTTTCTGGGAGAAGATTTCGAAGAACTTACCGATGAAATCAAGGCTCAGGAATTGATCATGCTTTGTCTGCGCACGACAAAAGGTCTTAAGCTTTCTGACTATACGGAACTTACCGGGCGTGACCTGACCAAGGAAAAGACTTCCATCATCAGTGCCCTGCATAAGAATGGTCTGGTGCGTATGAGCGCAGGCTACCTGCGGCTGACCAAAAACGGCATGCTGGTTTCCAATTCTATCTTGGAGTCCCTTGCATTTGATTAG
- a CDS encoding universal stress protein — translation MEKHLLVCVRGDSASSYAVRFIKNFFHSPCDVRITLFHVAPPMNSWSKGAMAKGRKLLDETRQWFIDNSFCADSKIDVKSIHSRGNTAREIVQEGHKGMYDAVILSRQAQSVLEEFFDYSVGSKVIWEEVDFPLWFCKCPEELARKDVLLCVDEDAPSQRIADHVGFVLGDNPNHDITMFHVHDSREKGATTSEDIFEITREHLEGNGVAPERIKELVVDSDDVTKAILAEVARKPYAAVAAGRGKHDKTAIEKLFPRSLSVKLLHQLEGATLWISR, via the coding sequence ATGGAAAAGCATCTTCTGGTTTGTGTCCGTGGGGACTCTGCATCTTCATATGCGGTCAGATTTATAAAGAATTTTTTTCACTCTCCGTGCGATGTGCGCATTACTTTGTTTCATGTTGCTCCTCCTATGAATTCTTGGAGCAAGGGGGCTATGGCAAAGGGACGCAAGTTGCTGGATGAAACCCGGCAATGGTTCATCGACAACAGTTTTTGTGCAGATAGCAAAATTGATGTGAAGAGTATCCATTCCCGTGGAAATACTGCACGCGAGATTGTTCAGGAAGGGCACAAGGGGATGTACGATGCGGTTATACTAAGTCGTCAGGCTCAGTCCGTGCTCGAAGAATTTTTCGATTACAGTGTCGGTTCCAAGGTAATATGGGAAGAAGTTGACTTTCCACTATGGTTTTGCAAATGCCCGGAAGAGCTCGCACGAAAGGACGTACTGCTTTGCGTGGATGAAGATGCACCTTCGCAGAGAATTGCGGATCATGTGGGATTCGTGCTTGGAGACAATCCCAATCACGACATCACCATGTTTCATGTCCATGACTCCCGGGAGAAGGGTGCGACAACATCAGAAGATATTTTTGAGATTACTCGCGAACACCTTGAAGGCAACGGCGTAGCTCCTGAACGTATCAAAGAGCTTGTTGTAGACAGTGATGATGTCACCAAGGCTATTCTGGCGGAAGTTGCCAGAAAACCTTATGCCGCTGTAGCTGCCGGACGTGGCAAGCATGATAAGACAGCCATTGAAAAGCTTTTTCCCCGTTCGTTAAGTGTAAAGCTCCTGCATCAATTGGAGGGAGCTACTCTCTGGATCAGCCGTTAG
- a CDS encoding formylglycine-generating enzyme family protein, with product MKQFILTITILCAALSITMHAHAYEIELDAQWMVFNAVTGKEWIEPFTGMEFVWIPAGCFMMGSPKSEKGRKEYEGPLRKICVDGFWIGKYEVTQEEWLTLMDKNPSHFSHDGKHDPVEKVSWDDAKTFIRKLNAKGVGTFRLPTEAEWEYACRAGTTTPYSFGSRLNTDMAAYLGLDSYDQMTSSWHGGPKSVGTFEPNNFGLYDMHGNVWEWCEDTYEWYPPGPAENPLVVKNDNPKRILRGGGWYSVPNYLRSAFRTGKKQDTREYYNGFRLVRSP from the coding sequence ATGAAACAATTCATACTGACCATAACCATACTTTGTGCCGCATTATCAATAACCATGCATGCCCATGCCTATGAAATAGAACTGGATGCGCAATGGATGGTTTTTAATGCGGTCACGGGCAAGGAATGGATAGAGCCATTCACAGGTATGGAATTTGTTTGGATTCCGGCAGGCTGTTTCATGATGGGCTCACCGAAATCTGAAAAAGGACGCAAAGAGTACGAAGGCCCGCTGCGCAAAATCTGTGTGGATGGATTCTGGATAGGCAAATACGAAGTTACACAGGAAGAATGGTTAACACTTATGGACAAGAACCCTTCCCATTTTTCCCATGACGGTAAACATGACCCGGTCGAAAAAGTTTCATGGGACGACGCCAAAACATTTATCCGTAAATTGAACGCCAAGGGAGTCGGAACATTCAGGCTGCCTACTGAAGCGGAATGGGAATACGCATGTCGGGCCGGCACCACAACTCCCTATTCATTCGGTAGCAGACTTAATACGGACATGGCCGCTTATCTGGGACTGGATTCCTACGACCAAATGACATCAAGTTGGCACGGAGGGCCTAAATCTGTCGGCACCTTTGAGCCCAACAACTTCGGACTTTACGACATGCACGGCAATGTATGGGAGTGGTGTGAGGACACCTATGAATGGTACCCTCCCGGTCCGGCAGAAAATCCTCTGGTCGTGAAAAATGACAACCCTAAACGGATTCTTCGCGGCGGAGGATGGTACAGCGTCCCGAACTATCTGCGTTCCGCATTCAGAACAGGAAAAAAGCAGGATACCAGAGAATACTACAACGGCTTCCGGTTGGTCCGCAGCCCATAA